CGAACATGCGACCGACATCCACGCTATCGTCACTCGAGCCGATCCGGACGTTCTTGAGGCGGAGGTATTGCCAATCGGCGTAGGCACTGAACTTATCGGATGGGCGCCAGCCGAGGCCCGCGCGAATGTTCAGCGAGCGCGTATTGTCCGTGAAATCGATGGTGCTGAGGCCCGGCCCAAATGGGGGCGGCGGAAGGTCCAAGAAGCCGGTCGTCTCCCCACGGGCCCAGCCAAGCCCCGCGAACACCCCCAGGAGCCAGTGCCGATGCAACGCCACGAGCACACCGAGGTTGCCTTCAATGCCGAGGGACTCCGTGCTGGTATGGAGGGGAAAATCAGCGAAGAGGCTCGACATACTCACCCGCGACTCGCTGAGACGAACCGACCCCCCGACAGCGATCCACTGCTCGACGCGGTGGCTGTACGTCAAGCGCAGCTCGTTCGATCTCAGGGTGAAATGGTCATCCTGATGACCTTCGACGTCCTGTGAGTCGATACGCGTGTAGGACGCGAGAAAGGTGCCGGCGGAAGGGAGTCGGTAGGTTGCACTCGCGGCACCGGCGGTGATCGAGCTACCGTTGTTGAACGCGACATAGGCCCCGGTGAGGGTCCCGATGAACCGGAACTCGTTGGGGAACTCTCGCAGGAAATCGCCCGCCGCAGGATTCACCGACGACAGGTAGGGGTACGCGGTGGAGGCTGACAACGCGATGACGTCCGTGAAGGTGGACGCGCGGTCCAGCGTCAAGCCTAGCCTCAGGCCGAAGGCCTCGTCGCTGAGGTCGCCGGCGGAGCAAGATTCAGCCGTCGCCAGCGCAACGAATGCCAAACTACCGAGCGCCAGCGCATAGCGTCCACGCCTGAAAGGCTTCCTCCACGCCACTGGCTACTCCCGTGGTCCGATAGGGAAGGGAACGAACGTTCTCGCGTGGCGAGCGAATATGCCAGACGGAGTGATTGTAGTCAATCATCGCTCGCCTCCGGAGACCTCGACTTGGGGCCTCCGCCTTGACGCCGGGCGCCGGCGACCGCTAGTATTCTGAGTCAGCCGCCCGGCCCTGGCGGCGGTAGCTCATGCGCTGCCCACGCTGCCAACAGGAAGCGCCCGCCGACGCGGATTTCTGCCCCCGGTGCGGGGCCCGGGTAGCCGCTTGCCCGGACTGCGGCACGCCCGCCGCTCCCAATGACGCCTTCTGCCGTCGCTGCGGCCGGGCGCTCGGCGCCATGGGGCCCCCGGCCCGCTTTGCTAACCCTCGGGGCTACACGCCGCGTCACCTGGCCGACAAGATTCTCACCTCGCGCAGCGCGCTCGAGGGTGAGCGCAAGACGGTGACCGTTCTCTTCTGCGACCTCGTGGATTCGACGGAGCTCTCCGCACGCATTGGCCCC
The Candidatus Methylomirabilota bacterium DNA segment above includes these coding regions:
- a CDS encoding outer membrane beta-barrel protein, producing the protein MAWRKPFRRGRYALALGSLAFVALATAESCSAGDLSDEAFGLRLGLTLDRASTFTDVIALSASTAYPYLSSVNPAAGDFLREFPNEFRFIGTLTGAYVAFNNGSSITAGAASATYRLPSAGTFLASYTRIDSQDVEGHQDDHFTLRSNELRLTYSHRVEQWIAVGGSVRLSESRVSMSSLFADFPLHTSTESLGIEGNLGVLVALHRHWLLGVFAGLGWARGETTGFLDLPPPPFGPGLSTIDFTDNTRSLNIRAGLGWRPSDKFSAYADWQYLRLKNVRIGSSDDSVDVGRMF